The following are encoded in a window of Etheostoma cragini isolate CJK2018 chromosome 7, CSU_Ecrag_1.0, whole genome shotgun sequence genomic DNA:
- the LOC117948129 gene encoding IQ motif and SEC7 domain-containing protein 1-like isoform X2: MDKPSVWRAVVSSTDPRRTRDPGSHSSRPGSAVGYRLYDIVEGDGRPNESGPSLDGGASYGQGPVTHGSAISPDRFDSPLYSHGVQPGPQRPRRPKLQHSQSILRKQAEEEAIKRSRSLSESYELSADLQDKQVEMLERKYGGRFITRHAARTIQTAFRQYQMNKNFERLRSSMSENRMSRRIVLSNMRMQLSFEGPEKVHSSYFEGRQVSMTEDGTPLSMVQSECGDIEVHQQSNTAPHPAPQGDLTDAITELEDAFSRQVKSLAESIDDALNCRSLQGDEGPDPETMGCSKVEREVPYQVKSHRRAAGGMHDETLASYSDVTLFIDEEDMSPSIALSRSGDQPSSTESDLRLRSVNSSQDYWPIDPKDEGRDTDTSCRSTPSLECQEQRLRMDHLPLLTIEPPSDSSAELSDRSDRGSVKRPPVYEPHSHIVTSSQASPKHISHGPPPRASSRDDEPPLRHRQRQLESHLAINGSANRQSKSESDFSDGDNDSINSTSNSNDTINCSSESSSRDSLREQTLSKQTYHKETRNSWDSPIFSNDVIRKRHYRIGLNLFNKKPEKGIQYLTERGFIPDTPVGVAHFLLQRKGLSRQMIGEFLGNRQKQFNRDVLDCVVDEMDFQSMELDEALRKFQNHIRVQGEAQKVERLIEAFSQRYCICNPTVVRQFRNPDTIFILAFAIILLNTDMYSPNVKPERKMKMEDFIKNLRGVDDGEDIPRETLVGIYERIRKRELKTNEDHVSQVQKVEKLIVGKKPIGSLHHGLGCVLSLPHRRLVCYCRLFEVPDPNKLQKLGLHQREIFLFNDLLVVTKIFQKKKNSVTYSFRQSFSLYGMQVILFENQYYPNGIRLTSVIPGADIKVLINFNAPNPQDRKKFTDDLRESIAEVQEMEKYRIESELEKQKGVVRPSMSQSSGLKKEAGNGNMNRASLDDTYTMGEGLKRSALSSSLRDLSEAGKRGRRSSAGSLDSNMEGSIISSPHTRRRATTPRESAPRGQPSVPNSASTSILGSLFGSKRGKPSSQSHSPFPQPGQPTLISHKPHPTNLHHTAQVANTVQLHGQHSPYCQVPQNPPPYHHHHHYHPPPHTQYHQHPGYGAHAHQHLHSQHSHYSQHSQHASHSQHAPHHHSQQAGSAPGGPKPKHSGISTVV, encoded by the exons TGTGGAAGGGGATGGACGGCCCAATGAGAGTGGCCCTTCCCTGGATGGTGGAGCCAGCTACGGCCAGGGCCCGGTGACTCACGGCTCAGCCATCAGCCCTGACCGATTTGACAGCCCACTTTACAGCCACGGGGTCCAGCCTGGTCCTCAGAGACCCCGTCGGCCCAAGCTCCAGCACTCGCAGTCCATCCTCCGTAagcaggctgaggaggaggccATTAAGCGGTCCCGCTCGCTCTCGGAGAGCTATGAGCTCTCTGCTGACCTCCAGGACAAACAG GTGGAAATGCTGGAACGTAAATATGGTGGACGATTCATAACTCGGCATGCAGCCCGCACCATCCAGACAGCCTTCCGCCAGTATCAGATGAACAAGAACTTTGAACGTCTCAGAAGCTCTATGTCTGAGAACCGTATGTCCAGACGCATTGTTCTCTCCAACATGAGGATGCAGCTCTCGTTTGAGGGCCCTGAGAAAGTGCACAGCTCCTACTTTGAAGGGAGACAGGTGTCCATGACAGAGGATGGCACTCCGCTGTCCATGGTGCAGTCTGAATGTGGAGATATAGAGGTCCATCAACAATCCAACACGGCACCTCACCCAGCCCCACAGGGTGACCTGACAGATGCCATCACGGAGCTGGAGGACGCCTTTTCCAGGCAGGTGAAATCTCTGGCTGAGTCGATAGATGATGCACTGAACTGTCGCAGCCTTCAGGGCGATGAGGGTCCTGACCCAGAGACCATGGGCTGCTCCAAGGTGGAAAGGGAAGTGCCCTATCAAGTGAAGTCCCACCGCAGGGCAGCTGGAGGAATGCACGACGAAACGTTGGCATCCTATAGCGATGTCACTCTGTTCATCGATGAGGAGGACATGTCCCCCTCTATTGCTCTGTCGAGATCAGGGGACCAGCCCTCCAGCACAGAATCAGACTTGCGGTTGCGGTCAGTCAACTCCTCCCAGGACTACTGGCCTATTGACCCCAAAGATGAGGGTCGTGACACAGACACGAGCTGCCGCAGCACTCCTTCTCTAGAGTGCCAAGAGCAGCGACTTAGAATGGACCATCTTCCTTTGTTGACCATAGAACCTCCTAGTGACAGCTCTGCAGAGCTCAGTGACCGGTCTGACCGGGGCTCTGTCAAACGGCCGCCTGTGTATGAACCTCACAGTCACATTGTAACGTCATCCCAGGCGAGCCCTAAACACATTTCCCACGGACCCCCACCGCGAGCTTCCTCCCGTGACGATGAGCCACCTCTGCGCCACCGCCAGCGGCAACTGGAAAGCCACTTAGCCATCAACGGCTCAGCCAACAGACAGAGCAAGTCAGAATCTGACTTCTCGGACGGGGACAACGACAGCATCAACAGCACATCCAACTCTAACGACACCATCAACTGCAGCTCCGAGTCCTCGTCGAGAGACAGCCTACGAGAGCAGACGCTCAGCAAGCAGACTTACCACAAAGAGACGCGCAACAGCTGGGACTCGCCCATCTTCAGTAATGATGTTATTCGCAAGAGACACTACCGGATCGGCCTGAATCTCTTCAACAA GAAGCCGGAAAAGGGGATCCAGTACCTGACTGAGAGGGGATTCATCCCTGACACACCGGTTGGCGTGGCTCACTTCCTGCTGCAGAGGAAGGGGCTGAGCCGGCAGATGATTGGTGAATTTCTTGGCAATCGACAAAAACAGTTCAACAGAGATGTCTTGGA CTGTGTGGTAGACGAAATGGACTTCCAGAGTATGGAGCTGGACGAGGCTCTCAGGAAATTTCAGAATCATATCCGTGTTCAGGGTGAAGCCCAGAAGGTAGAGCGGCTCATCGAAGCTTTCAG CCAGCGCTACTGCATCTGTAACCCTACAGTGGTGCGGCAGTTCAGGAACCCTGACACAATCTTCATCCTGGCATTCGCCATCATCCTCCTCAACACTGACATGTACAGCCCCAACGTCAAGCCcgagaggaagatgaagatggagGACTTTATAAAGAATTTAAGAG GTGTAGATGATGGGGAAGATATCCCTAGGGAGACTCTGGTAGGCATCTATGAGAGGATCCGTAAGAGAGAGCTCAAGACCAACGAAGACCACGTCTCGCAGGTGCAGAAAGTTGAGAAGCTCATTGTAGGAAAGAAACCA attGGATCACTCCACCACGGCCTAGGATGT GTGCTGTCGCTGCCCCATCGCCGGCTGGTGTGTTACTGCCGTCTGTTTGAAGTGCCAGATCCCAACAAGCTCCAGAAGCTAGGCCTGCATCAGCGGGAGATCTTCCTGTTCAATGACCTCCTAGTG GTGACTAAGATTTTCCAGAAAAAGAAGAACTCGGTGACGTACAGCTTCAGACAGTCCTTTTCGCTGTATGGGATGCAAGTCATTCTGTTTGAAAATCAGT ATTACCCAAATGGAATCAGACTTACATCAGTGATTCCAGGTGCGGACATCAAAGTCCTCATCAACTTTAACGCGCCCAACCCCCAGGACCGTAAGAAGTTCACAGACGACCTACGAGAGTCCATTGCCGAGGTCCAGGAAATGGAGAAATACAGAATAGAGT CTGAGCTGGAGAAGCAGAAGGGGGTGGTGAGGCCCAGCATGTCGCAGAGCTCCGGTCTGAAGAAGGAAGCTGGCAACGGGAACATGAACCGCGCAAGTCTGGATGACACCTACACCATGGGCGAGGGCCTGAAGAGAAGCGCCCTCAGCAGCTCCCTGCGAGACCTCTCTGAAGCAG GCAAGCGGGGGCGTCGCAGCAGTGCAGGATCACTAGACAGCAATATGGAA GGGTCCATCATTAGCAGTCCACACACACGCCGGAGAGCCACAACGCCACGTGAGAGCGCACCCCGCGGGCAACCCTCCGTCCCTAACTCAGCATCGACTTCCATCCTTGGGTCGCTCTTTGGCAGCAAGCGAGGCAAACCGTCATCCCAGAGCCACTCCCCTTTCCCTCAACCTGGTCAACCCACTCTCATTTCCCACAAGCCCCACCCGACCAACCTGCACCACACAGCACAGGTAGCAAATACGGTGCAACTCCACGGCCAACATTCACCGTACTGCCAAGTCCCCCAGAACCCGCCGCCttatcaccaccaccaccactaccacccccctccccacacacagtACCACCAGCACCCAGGCTACGGCGCACACGCACACCAACACCTCCATTCCCAGCACAGCCATTACAGCCAGCATTCCCAACACGCCTCACACTCCCAGCATGCTCCCCACCACCACAGTCAGCAAGCAGGTTCGGCACCTGGCGGACCCAAACCTAAACACAGTGGCATCAGCACCGTAGTGTGA
- the LOC117948129 gene encoding IQ motif and SEC7 domain-containing protein 1-like isoform X5 has protein sequence MWKFKAFCLDYWHVLCLHPHNNFYKSVEGDGRPNESGPSLDGGASYGQGPVTHGSAISPDRFDSPLYSHGVQPGPQRPRRPKLQHSQSILRKQAEEEAIKRSRSLSESYELSADLQDKQVEMLERKYGGRFITRHAARTIQTAFRQYQMNKNFERLRSSMSENRMSRRIVLSNMRMQLSFEGPEKVHSSYFEGRQVSMTEDGTPLSMVQSECGDIEVHQQSNTAPHPAPQGDLTDAITELEDAFSRQVKSLAESIDDALNCRSLQGDEGPDPETMGCSKVEREVPYQVKSHRRAAGGMHDETLASYSDVTLFIDEEDMSPSIALSRSGDQPSSTESDLRLRSVNSSQDYWPIDPKDEGRDTDTSCRSTPSLECQEQRLRMDHLPLLTIEPPSDSSAELSDRSDRGSVKRPPVYEPHSHIVTSSQASPKHISHGPPPRASSRDDEPPLRHRQRQLESHLAINGSANRQSKSESDFSDGDNDSINSTSNSNDTINCSSESSSRDSLREQTLSKQTYHKETRNSWDSPIFSNDVIRKRHYRIGLNLFNKKPEKGIQYLTERGFIPDTPVGVAHFLLQRKGLSRQMIGEFLGNRQKQFNRDVLDCVVDEMDFQSMELDEALRKFQNHIRVQGEAQKVERLIEAFSQRYCICNPTVVRQFRNPDTIFILAFAIILLNTDMYSPNVKPERKMKMEDFIKNLRGVDDGEDIPRETLVGIYERIRKRELKTNEDHVSQVQKVEKLIVGKKPIGSLHHGLGCVLSLPHRRLVCYCRLFEVPDPNKLQKLGLHQREIFLFNDLLVVTKIFQKKKNSVTYSFRQSFSLYGMQVILFENQYYPNGIRLTSVIPGADIKVLINFNAPNPQDRKKFTDDLRESIAEVQEMEKYRIESELEKQKGVVRPSMSQSSGLKKEAGNGNMNRASLDDTYTMGEGLKRSALSSSLRDLSEAGKRGRRSSAGSLDSNMEGSIISSPHTRRRATTPRESAPRGQPSVPNSASTSILGSLFGSKRGKPSSQSHSPFPQPGQPTLISHKPHPTNLHHTAQVANTVQLHGQHSPYCQVPQNPPPYHHHHHYHPPPHTQYHQHPGYGAHAHQHLHSQHSHYSQHSQHASHSQHAPHHHSQQAGSAPGGPKPKHSGISTVV, from the exons TGTGGAAGGGGATGGACGGCCCAATGAGAGTGGCCCTTCCCTGGATGGTGGAGCCAGCTACGGCCAGGGCCCGGTGACTCACGGCTCAGCCATCAGCCCTGACCGATTTGACAGCCCACTTTACAGCCACGGGGTCCAGCCTGGTCCTCAGAGACCCCGTCGGCCCAAGCTCCAGCACTCGCAGTCCATCCTCCGTAagcaggctgaggaggaggccATTAAGCGGTCCCGCTCGCTCTCGGAGAGCTATGAGCTCTCTGCTGACCTCCAGGACAAACAG GTGGAAATGCTGGAACGTAAATATGGTGGACGATTCATAACTCGGCATGCAGCCCGCACCATCCAGACAGCCTTCCGCCAGTATCAGATGAACAAGAACTTTGAACGTCTCAGAAGCTCTATGTCTGAGAACCGTATGTCCAGACGCATTGTTCTCTCCAACATGAGGATGCAGCTCTCGTTTGAGGGCCCTGAGAAAGTGCACAGCTCCTACTTTGAAGGGAGACAGGTGTCCATGACAGAGGATGGCACTCCGCTGTCCATGGTGCAGTCTGAATGTGGAGATATAGAGGTCCATCAACAATCCAACACGGCACCTCACCCAGCCCCACAGGGTGACCTGACAGATGCCATCACGGAGCTGGAGGACGCCTTTTCCAGGCAGGTGAAATCTCTGGCTGAGTCGATAGATGATGCACTGAACTGTCGCAGCCTTCAGGGCGATGAGGGTCCTGACCCAGAGACCATGGGCTGCTCCAAGGTGGAAAGGGAAGTGCCCTATCAAGTGAAGTCCCACCGCAGGGCAGCTGGAGGAATGCACGACGAAACGTTGGCATCCTATAGCGATGTCACTCTGTTCATCGATGAGGAGGACATGTCCCCCTCTATTGCTCTGTCGAGATCAGGGGACCAGCCCTCCAGCACAGAATCAGACTTGCGGTTGCGGTCAGTCAACTCCTCCCAGGACTACTGGCCTATTGACCCCAAAGATGAGGGTCGTGACACAGACACGAGCTGCCGCAGCACTCCTTCTCTAGAGTGCCAAGAGCAGCGACTTAGAATGGACCATCTTCCTTTGTTGACCATAGAACCTCCTAGTGACAGCTCTGCAGAGCTCAGTGACCGGTCTGACCGGGGCTCTGTCAAACGGCCGCCTGTGTATGAACCTCACAGTCACATTGTAACGTCATCCCAGGCGAGCCCTAAACACATTTCCCACGGACCCCCACCGCGAGCTTCCTCCCGTGACGATGAGCCACCTCTGCGCCACCGCCAGCGGCAACTGGAAAGCCACTTAGCCATCAACGGCTCAGCCAACAGACAGAGCAAGTCAGAATCTGACTTCTCGGACGGGGACAACGACAGCATCAACAGCACATCCAACTCTAACGACACCATCAACTGCAGCTCCGAGTCCTCGTCGAGAGACAGCCTACGAGAGCAGACGCTCAGCAAGCAGACTTACCACAAAGAGACGCGCAACAGCTGGGACTCGCCCATCTTCAGTAATGATGTTATTCGCAAGAGACACTACCGGATCGGCCTGAATCTCTTCAACAA GAAGCCGGAAAAGGGGATCCAGTACCTGACTGAGAGGGGATTCATCCCTGACACACCGGTTGGCGTGGCTCACTTCCTGCTGCAGAGGAAGGGGCTGAGCCGGCAGATGATTGGTGAATTTCTTGGCAATCGACAAAAACAGTTCAACAGAGATGTCTTGGA CTGTGTGGTAGACGAAATGGACTTCCAGAGTATGGAGCTGGACGAGGCTCTCAGGAAATTTCAGAATCATATCCGTGTTCAGGGTGAAGCCCAGAAGGTAGAGCGGCTCATCGAAGCTTTCAG CCAGCGCTACTGCATCTGTAACCCTACAGTGGTGCGGCAGTTCAGGAACCCTGACACAATCTTCATCCTGGCATTCGCCATCATCCTCCTCAACACTGACATGTACAGCCCCAACGTCAAGCCcgagaggaagatgaagatggagGACTTTATAAAGAATTTAAGAG GTGTAGATGATGGGGAAGATATCCCTAGGGAGACTCTGGTAGGCATCTATGAGAGGATCCGTAAGAGAGAGCTCAAGACCAACGAAGACCACGTCTCGCAGGTGCAGAAAGTTGAGAAGCTCATTGTAGGAAAGAAACCA attGGATCACTCCACCACGGCCTAGGATGT GTGCTGTCGCTGCCCCATCGCCGGCTGGTGTGTTACTGCCGTCTGTTTGAAGTGCCAGATCCCAACAAGCTCCAGAAGCTAGGCCTGCATCAGCGGGAGATCTTCCTGTTCAATGACCTCCTAGTG GTGACTAAGATTTTCCAGAAAAAGAAGAACTCGGTGACGTACAGCTTCAGACAGTCCTTTTCGCTGTATGGGATGCAAGTCATTCTGTTTGAAAATCAGT ATTACCCAAATGGAATCAGACTTACATCAGTGATTCCAGGTGCGGACATCAAAGTCCTCATCAACTTTAACGCGCCCAACCCCCAGGACCGTAAGAAGTTCACAGACGACCTACGAGAGTCCATTGCCGAGGTCCAGGAAATGGAGAAATACAGAATAGAGT CTGAGCTGGAGAAGCAGAAGGGGGTGGTGAGGCCCAGCATGTCGCAGAGCTCCGGTCTGAAGAAGGAAGCTGGCAACGGGAACATGAACCGCGCAAGTCTGGATGACACCTACACCATGGGCGAGGGCCTGAAGAGAAGCGCCCTCAGCAGCTCCCTGCGAGACCTCTCTGAAGCAG GCAAGCGGGGGCGTCGCAGCAGTGCAGGATCACTAGACAGCAATATGGAA GGGTCCATCATTAGCAGTCCACACACACGCCGGAGAGCCACAACGCCACGTGAGAGCGCACCCCGCGGGCAACCCTCCGTCCCTAACTCAGCATCGACTTCCATCCTTGGGTCGCTCTTTGGCAGCAAGCGAGGCAAACCGTCATCCCAGAGCCACTCCCCTTTCCCTCAACCTGGTCAACCCACTCTCATTTCCCACAAGCCCCACCCGACCAACCTGCACCACACAGCACAGGTAGCAAATACGGTGCAACTCCACGGCCAACATTCACCGTACTGCCAAGTCCCCCAGAACCCGCCGCCttatcaccaccaccaccactaccacccccctccccacacacagtACCACCAGCACCCAGGCTACGGCGCACACGCACACCAACACCTCCATTCCCAGCACAGCCATTACAGCCAGCATTCCCAACACGCCTCACACTCCCAGCATGCTCCCCACCACCACAGTCAGCAAGCAGGTTCGGCACCTGGCGGACCCAAACCTAAACACAGTGGCATCAGCACCGTAGTGTGA
- the LOC117948129 gene encoding IQ motif and SEC7 domain-containing protein 1-like isoform X4, which produces MSDASGDVTAMWNAMWKYCITSRTISVEGDGRPNESGPSLDGGASYGQGPVTHGSAISPDRFDSPLYSHGVQPGPQRPRRPKLQHSQSILRKQAEEEAIKRSRSLSESYELSADLQDKQVEMLERKYGGRFITRHAARTIQTAFRQYQMNKNFERLRSSMSENRMSRRIVLSNMRMQLSFEGPEKVHSSYFEGRQVSMTEDGTPLSMVQSECGDIEVHQQSNTAPHPAPQGDLTDAITELEDAFSRQVKSLAESIDDALNCRSLQGDEGPDPETMGCSKVEREVPYQVKSHRRAAGGMHDETLASYSDVTLFIDEEDMSPSIALSRSGDQPSSTESDLRLRSVNSSQDYWPIDPKDEGRDTDTSCRSTPSLECQEQRLRMDHLPLLTIEPPSDSSAELSDRSDRGSVKRPPVYEPHSHIVTSSQASPKHISHGPPPRASSRDDEPPLRHRQRQLESHLAINGSANRQSKSESDFSDGDNDSINSTSNSNDTINCSSESSSRDSLREQTLSKQTYHKETRNSWDSPIFSNDVIRKRHYRIGLNLFNKKPEKGIQYLTERGFIPDTPVGVAHFLLQRKGLSRQMIGEFLGNRQKQFNRDVLDCVVDEMDFQSMELDEALRKFQNHIRVQGEAQKVERLIEAFSQRYCICNPTVVRQFRNPDTIFILAFAIILLNTDMYSPNVKPERKMKMEDFIKNLRGVDDGEDIPRETLVGIYERIRKRELKTNEDHVSQVQKVEKLIVGKKPIGSLHHGLGCVLSLPHRRLVCYCRLFEVPDPNKLQKLGLHQREIFLFNDLLVVTKIFQKKKNSVTYSFRQSFSLYGMQVILFENQYYPNGIRLTSVIPGADIKVLINFNAPNPQDRKKFTDDLRESIAEVQEMEKYRIESELEKQKGVVRPSMSQSSGLKKEAGNGNMNRASLDDTYTMGEGLKRSALSSSLRDLSEAGKRGRRSSAGSLDSNMEGSIISSPHTRRRATTPRESAPRGQPSVPNSASTSILGSLFGSKRGKPSSQSHSPFPQPGQPTLISHKPHPTNLHHTAQVANTVQLHGQHSPYCQVPQNPPPYHHHHHYHPPPHTQYHQHPGYGAHAHQHLHSQHSHYSQHSQHASHSQHAPHHHSQQAGSAPGGPKPKHSGISTVV; this is translated from the exons TGTGGAAGGGGATGGACGGCCCAATGAGAGTGGCCCTTCCCTGGATGGTGGAGCCAGCTACGGCCAGGGCCCGGTGACTCACGGCTCAGCCATCAGCCCTGACCGATTTGACAGCCCACTTTACAGCCACGGGGTCCAGCCTGGTCCTCAGAGACCCCGTCGGCCCAAGCTCCAGCACTCGCAGTCCATCCTCCGTAagcaggctgaggaggaggccATTAAGCGGTCCCGCTCGCTCTCGGAGAGCTATGAGCTCTCTGCTGACCTCCAGGACAAACAG GTGGAAATGCTGGAACGTAAATATGGTGGACGATTCATAACTCGGCATGCAGCCCGCACCATCCAGACAGCCTTCCGCCAGTATCAGATGAACAAGAACTTTGAACGTCTCAGAAGCTCTATGTCTGAGAACCGTATGTCCAGACGCATTGTTCTCTCCAACATGAGGATGCAGCTCTCGTTTGAGGGCCCTGAGAAAGTGCACAGCTCCTACTTTGAAGGGAGACAGGTGTCCATGACAGAGGATGGCACTCCGCTGTCCATGGTGCAGTCTGAATGTGGAGATATAGAGGTCCATCAACAATCCAACACGGCACCTCACCCAGCCCCACAGGGTGACCTGACAGATGCCATCACGGAGCTGGAGGACGCCTTTTCCAGGCAGGTGAAATCTCTGGCTGAGTCGATAGATGATGCACTGAACTGTCGCAGCCTTCAGGGCGATGAGGGTCCTGACCCAGAGACCATGGGCTGCTCCAAGGTGGAAAGGGAAGTGCCCTATCAAGTGAAGTCCCACCGCAGGGCAGCTGGAGGAATGCACGACGAAACGTTGGCATCCTATAGCGATGTCACTCTGTTCATCGATGAGGAGGACATGTCCCCCTCTATTGCTCTGTCGAGATCAGGGGACCAGCCCTCCAGCACAGAATCAGACTTGCGGTTGCGGTCAGTCAACTCCTCCCAGGACTACTGGCCTATTGACCCCAAAGATGAGGGTCGTGACACAGACACGAGCTGCCGCAGCACTCCTTCTCTAGAGTGCCAAGAGCAGCGACTTAGAATGGACCATCTTCCTTTGTTGACCATAGAACCTCCTAGTGACAGCTCTGCAGAGCTCAGTGACCGGTCTGACCGGGGCTCTGTCAAACGGCCGCCTGTGTATGAACCTCACAGTCACATTGTAACGTCATCCCAGGCGAGCCCTAAACACATTTCCCACGGACCCCCACCGCGAGCTTCCTCCCGTGACGATGAGCCACCTCTGCGCCACCGCCAGCGGCAACTGGAAAGCCACTTAGCCATCAACGGCTCAGCCAACAGACAGAGCAAGTCAGAATCTGACTTCTCGGACGGGGACAACGACAGCATCAACAGCACATCCAACTCTAACGACACCATCAACTGCAGCTCCGAGTCCTCGTCGAGAGACAGCCTACGAGAGCAGACGCTCAGCAAGCAGACTTACCACAAAGAGACGCGCAACAGCTGGGACTCGCCCATCTTCAGTAATGATGTTATTCGCAAGAGACACTACCGGATCGGCCTGAATCTCTTCAACAA GAAGCCGGAAAAGGGGATCCAGTACCTGACTGAGAGGGGATTCATCCCTGACACACCGGTTGGCGTGGCTCACTTCCTGCTGCAGAGGAAGGGGCTGAGCCGGCAGATGATTGGTGAATTTCTTGGCAATCGACAAAAACAGTTCAACAGAGATGTCTTGGA CTGTGTGGTAGACGAAATGGACTTCCAGAGTATGGAGCTGGACGAGGCTCTCAGGAAATTTCAGAATCATATCCGTGTTCAGGGTGAAGCCCAGAAGGTAGAGCGGCTCATCGAAGCTTTCAG CCAGCGCTACTGCATCTGTAACCCTACAGTGGTGCGGCAGTTCAGGAACCCTGACACAATCTTCATCCTGGCATTCGCCATCATCCTCCTCAACACTGACATGTACAGCCCCAACGTCAAGCCcgagaggaagatgaagatggagGACTTTATAAAGAATTTAAGAG GTGTAGATGATGGGGAAGATATCCCTAGGGAGACTCTGGTAGGCATCTATGAGAGGATCCGTAAGAGAGAGCTCAAGACCAACGAAGACCACGTCTCGCAGGTGCAGAAAGTTGAGAAGCTCATTGTAGGAAAGAAACCA attGGATCACTCCACCACGGCCTAGGATGT GTGCTGTCGCTGCCCCATCGCCGGCTGGTGTGTTACTGCCGTCTGTTTGAAGTGCCAGATCCCAACAAGCTCCAGAAGCTAGGCCTGCATCAGCGGGAGATCTTCCTGTTCAATGACCTCCTAGTG GTGACTAAGATTTTCCAGAAAAAGAAGAACTCGGTGACGTACAGCTTCAGACAGTCCTTTTCGCTGTATGGGATGCAAGTCATTCTGTTTGAAAATCAGT ATTACCCAAATGGAATCAGACTTACATCAGTGATTCCAGGTGCGGACATCAAAGTCCTCATCAACTTTAACGCGCCCAACCCCCAGGACCGTAAGAAGTTCACAGACGACCTACGAGAGTCCATTGCCGAGGTCCAGGAAATGGAGAAATACAGAATAGAGT CTGAGCTGGAGAAGCAGAAGGGGGTGGTGAGGCCCAGCATGTCGCAGAGCTCCGGTCTGAAGAAGGAAGCTGGCAACGGGAACATGAACCGCGCAAGTCTGGATGACACCTACACCATGGGCGAGGGCCTGAAGAGAAGCGCCCTCAGCAGCTCCCTGCGAGACCTCTCTGAAGCAG GCAAGCGGGGGCGTCGCAGCAGTGCAGGATCACTAGACAGCAATATGGAA GGGTCCATCATTAGCAGTCCACACACACGCCGGAGAGCCACAACGCCACGTGAGAGCGCACCCCGCGGGCAACCCTCCGTCCCTAACTCAGCATCGACTTCCATCCTTGGGTCGCTCTTTGGCAGCAAGCGAGGCAAACCGTCATCCCAGAGCCACTCCCCTTTCCCTCAACCTGGTCAACCCACTCTCATTTCCCACAAGCCCCACCCGACCAACCTGCACCACACAGCACAGGTAGCAAATACGGTGCAACTCCACGGCCAACATTCACCGTACTGCCAAGTCCCCCAGAACCCGCCGCCttatcaccaccaccaccactaccacccccctccccacacacagtACCACCAGCACCCAGGCTACGGCGCACACGCACACCAACACCTCCATTCCCAGCACAGCCATTACAGCCAGCATTCCCAACACGCCTCACACTCCCAGCATGCTCCCCACCACCACAGTCAGCAAGCAGGTTCGGCACCTGGCGGACCCAAACCTAAACACAGTGGCATCAGCACCGTAGTGTGA